In Vigna angularis cultivar LongXiaoDou No.4 chromosome 8, ASM1680809v1, whole genome shotgun sequence, the DNA window GTTATGGGTGAGAGAAGAAAGTATAGAGGTAGGGTTAGAAAATGTCACATTCTTTATTTACAAGCACTAAAGATGATTAAAAATAAGTCCAGACAACTTTCAACTTATAGAAAATAGATTTTGTAAACTTTCAACTTATAGAAAATAGATTTTGTACTTACCCTGCCTAATAGATATATTAAGAtctaaaaagtttaattaagcCTCCtcactttaaaataatctaaacTTACacgtattaaaataatatccaCATATTATAATCAATACAGtttaatattatgattattatttactataatattattattaactacactaatattatatacttaagataagtattattttaatcaatacataaattcatgatatatattaatcatataaatacaaCTCTTTTCAAGGAATACTCATTTCATAATTATTCATACTcattatattcataaaaatcataaaatttcttACTAACTTAAACATCGAAAAatcttttaaagataaatatcCCTTAAGATCAAACTCTAATAACTTTGTATAAaagttaaacattaaaaaaacactCAATTTAAATATGTCTACATGGTTTCCAAAATTATTAACAAGATCAATCTCATGTCAACACACCACCAATGAATGACACTTGCATTTTACTTACTATTCATTCAATGATAGCTTAGGTTTTATCTagaagaaatgagaaaataacaGTTCATAGTCATAAGACAAGCCTACaccaattaaaaagaaaaaagaaactgtTCATCAACCAATGTACATAGGTAAACAGAAGTGAATGAGAAGACTTCATTCCAGTAAATCATCAATTCAACAATTCACCAAGACATGCTTTTACCTGCATGGGTCTCAGAAATCAATTATTACAGTTTCATATGTACCAAAAAGAAACATGCAATTATAACCCTTCACAACATGTTCTGTCAGTTGGATCCAACACCTATCAATGGCCCTCAATGTTCTCTGGTAGGCTCTTAATTAACACAACCACTGACTTCATTAATCGAAGAGATTCACCACTTTTAAGAACAGATCTGCTTTAACTTAACACCAAATTGAGtcttttttataaacataaataaaatagcACAAGGGTATGCTAGGCTCAAATCCTATTTATGGAAAGATTTGTTTGAGTATCTTAATTTTAGAACATCACATTTTCTAATGGAAAAAACAGTTTTTATAGTTCTTTTTATACGTTTGTTCAAACTTCTGTCAGAAATAAGCTGAAAACAGCTCATTTGATAAGCTATATAGCTTACTTTAGTAAGCTGTTGCAGCTGTTTCTtgtaaaaattacttttttttgtcattttttcaAAAGCATATTACTTATAGGTTTAAGAATTTTCTCCCTATACTACACTagagaaaagaaattgataagCCCTAGCACTCAAAAGCAACACTAAAAGAAGCCACAAAGTAATAATCTCAAATCAGCATTCCATAATCCAAAAAAGGAATGGATGCTTTACAAAGTGCTAATAGCAGCAATAAAGTGTTGTAGCACTAGGGAATTTGATGCATTGCATTCATGACAGTTCATTTCTATATTGCTTTTGCTTTTTGTCCATGGTTGGTTGGAAAAAGGTGATTAAAACAAAAGGGCATTAACCACAAAAcccaaaagaaaaggaaaaaccaCAATTGCAGACTATTAGAGAGAATAAATGGCTGAAATGAATAGAAATAGTGATATAAATCACTTAACTAGACTACAACCAAAGTCCAAGGCATTCACATTCATTCACAGAAAAGATAGTCCTATGTTAAGGACACAGAAACATGTCACGCCTTAAAGGGTCACCATCACCATTACCATGACCATGAACAAGTGGCCAAACACTAGAAAACTGATGTGGTGTTGATGGTTAAACTAATTCAAGTAAAACTCAAATCAAAGACAGCTACTACAATTCCCCAGTTCTTGAACAATGGCTTCCATGCTTGGCCTCTCAAACTGAGATTCATGGGAGCAAAGTAAAGCCATTTTGGCTAGTTTAGCTGCCTCATATTCAAAGAACTTGCCACGCAAGTTCGGGTCAATAAATTCTTGGAATGTAAAGGACTCTGCTGCAAGGCGCATTGCACTTGTGATCTTCTGTTTCCCTGTGATAATCTGGAAAAGAAGCACTCCAAATGCATAAACATCACTTTTCTCCGTGAACCGGCCGGTTGTGGTGTATTCTGGAGCCAAGTATCCCTTTGCTGCACTACCCTTTAGTGCAGAGAAGACAATGTCATTGGTGAGAAGCTTGTACAGGCCGGAATCTGAAAGCATCGGGTTGTACCGCCGATCGAGTAGCACTTTCTCAGCTGAGATGTTTTGGTGAACAAGGGCTGGTTTGTTTGATTTGTGTGCATGTAAATATGCTATACCTGGTTAAGAAAACAAGGTTTCTGTTCAGTATACACATGAAGATTGGAAACCATGAGAATATGCCACTTCTTGTGTTAAGTAATTAAATGATCACTTCATCAAAATGAATGAATGCAAATGGATCACAATAATGTTGAAGGAAATTTAGTCTACAATTAGGCTATAGTTTTGCAACTGAGCATGTGTTTATTTAAAGCATATAATATGTAATATAATGTAATATGATGGTGTTAGCTTAGCATCTCTTGAAGCATCTATGAATAGTAGTAGCAAGAAAAGAAATGCTCTCAGTTATTCACCAAACATAGCAATAGCATGCTGTTGGTTGTGTATGTATACTTTATATCTTGGAATATTTAAAAGATGCTGATTTTGAAGAATcaaagtattttaataaaaggTGTGGTAGAAGAGTGACCTTTAGCAATTCCTTTCACAATAGAAATTCTAGTTGACCATTCAAGAACTTCTCCATCACCTTCCTTCACATCAAGGTAGCGTGTAAGGTTTCCATTAGGAACAAAATCATAGACCAGAAAGCATTCTCCTCGTCCCCTTGAACAACAAAATCCTCTCAACCTCACTAGATGTTCATTTCTCAGTGAGGTCAAAATGTTCAATCCCTTCAAAAACTCAGCTTCATCTGATTTGCAACTAGTTTTACTGATGCTCTTGATAGCAACAGCAGATCCATCTCTCAAAACCCCTTTATATGTAGCACTAAAGTTGCTCTTCCCCAACAGATTCAACTCTGAGAAATACTGAGTAGCTGACTCCACTTCTTCCAAGTTGAACCTGAAACTCTGGAACAAATCTTGCTTATCCCCGTTGAAATTCCTGCTATCAGCCAAAGGGTCCCACCCATTAGAATACTCAAGGCTAACCAAAGGAGATCCATTTTTCCTGTATATAGTCTTGGCTTGATCTGTACTTAGTCGGCCTTCAGAAGTATCAAAGGCACTTCCAAGCTTTTGTTTCCGCCGCCTATACACGGTGAAGGTCAAAACACCAATTGCTGATACTGCAATTGTTACTAGAACAATGGCAACTGTGATAGATGTGGCTTGTTTGGATTTAGATGGATTTTGGCAATGAGTTGTATTGCAAGGCAACTTTACATTAGCAGTCTCTGGGATATCCCTAGAGATACTTCCAACTCCTGCTCCATAAGGTTCTGGTCGAGTGAGATTAACATTATTTGAAGCAGTGCAAGCTTTCAAGGATGAAAACCCAACTCCACATAACCCCACATTGTTTTCATACACAAATCCATTCTCTAGTCTCTTCAAAGCTTCATCAAACAAAGGAAAGCAGATTAAActtatgttaaataaaaatatcgaTAAAGAAATGGACAGAACAGAACCAATAAAATACCAGTAGGTACATTCCCAGAGAGAGTGTTGTTGTGAACATCCAGAACTTGCAGTGAAGGGAGATTGGCTAGTTTAGTGGGAATGGAACCAAAGAGATTATTAGAACTCAAATCTAGCCTCGTCAACATTTCCAAATCTCCTAGGGTAGCAGGGATAGCTCCAGCCAACTGGTTTGACTGAAGAGCAAGAACACTGAGCTTTTTCAAATCGACAAGCTGTGTAGGTATGCTTCCTGTTAACTGATTATAACAGAGCTGCAAAACTGCAAAAACATGTGAAAAGAACAAATAAGCACACTCCCAAAATTAAACCATTAATCAAACACGATTTCAACGAAAAAAGCCAAAGCAAACAGTAAGAATTCAGTTCTAGGGAACAGACACTGATATGCGTTTGGAACTTTTTTATATGAACAATTTTCGATGCTAGAATTTTGAATGAATTGTAGCATTACATAAATCCTTCGTttatgcagaaaaaaaaatattaaatagatcTCAGAAACTGGGACAAGAGGTTAAAAATACTGTTACCCTTTAATTTTCTAGTTCATACCTACCTCTTGCAGTTAACACCAGGTTGTTCAAAATAATCTCAATAGTTGCAAAAACATCCTTCTGGTCCAAAAACATTCGAAGCTACCATTCTTTTTCGTTATCACGTGAATTAACTATTTTGGAACATCACGGTGCAAGAGAACCAACCATTGGATGGagaaaaaaggataaaaataccAATCACAGAAAAAGAAACTCAATGACACagcaaataaacaaaacaaagctCGAATCTTTCGGTAAAACCCGCAATCACACAACATTCAAAAAACCCAACAAAAAACCTTTGACAAAGGACCACAAGAAGCCAAATCAAGGTGAGAAATACtgaaagtttcaatttttaaaccATAAATGGCATAATTATACCTTGAAGCTTCTCCATCTTGCCAATCTCAGGTGGGATTTCACCAGACAAATGATTGACATTCAGGTACAAGTCACTAAGCTCAGTCAAGTTTGCAACTTCCCTTGGAATCTCCCCATACAAAGAATTGTAATGCAAGTAGAGTCCTGTCAAGTGCTTAAGTCCACCAATGGCCGGTGAAAGCCTCCCAGAAAGGCCTTTCCCCTGCAGAGAAACATTTGCCACCTGACCCTTCTCATTGCAAGCGACTCCCTCAAAGTAACCACCACAGGGGTTTCCATCCATGGTCCATGAGGACAGAAATCGCCCCTCTGGATCCAAACTGGATTTCAGGTCCATCAGAGCTCTAAGCTCGTCATTGCCACAGACACATGTTGGATTCAAGAGCAAAGccaggaggaggaggaggaagagaagCGGAAGCAGATGCACTGAACAAACCATGTTCAGATGAAAATGGTAACTGATTCAACCAAACTCCTTGCTATGGTTATTGTTTTTATGTTGTTGTTCTGAAAACTATTTTACTAGATTCTGTAACAGCAGTGTTTGTGTCTGGTTTTGTgcgtttttcttttctctctactaaGTGGTGGTGGAAGTGACAAAAGGTGCAGGAAAACAGACAGGTCAGAAACTAAAAAggaaacataaaacaataaacagTAATTTAAAACACAGGTGTAAAAATCGGAGAAATTTTAAGCCAAATTTGGCCAAGCACAAAGGGTGTTAATGTAGCTTATCCTTTACTTAAGCAACATAATTAGTGattataattacaaatattGAGAGAATAAAGAAAGGGGTGAAAAGCAGTGGTGCACATTGCATGGGAGTTATGATGCACATGCAGTGTTGACCGTGAGATTGGTTGAAGTTTGAAAAGGTATGTATGAGGTA includes these proteins:
- the LOC108343769 gene encoding LRR receptor kinase SERK2 → MVCSVHLLPLLFLLLLLALLLNPTCVCGNDELRALMDLKSSLDPEGRFLSSWTMDGNPCGGYFEGVACNEKGQVANVSLQGKGLSGRLSPAIGGLKHLTGLYLHYNSLYGEIPREVANLTELSDLYLNVNHLSGEIPPEIGKMEKLQVLQLCYNQLTGSIPTQLVDLKKLSVLALQSNQLAGAIPATLGDLEMLTRLDLSSNNLFGSIPTKLANLPSLQVLDVHNNTLSGNVPTALKRLENGFVYENNVGLCGVGFSSLKACTASNNVNLTRPEPYGAGVGSISRDIPETANVKLPCNTTHCQNPSKSKQATSITVAIVLVTIAVSAIGVLTFTVYRRRKQKLGSAFDTSEGRLSTDQAKTIYRKNGSPLVSLEYSNGWDPLADSRNFNGDKQDLFQSFRFNLEEVESATQYFSELNLLGKSNFSATYKGVLRDGSAVAIKSISKTSCKSDEAEFLKGLNILTSLRNEHLVRLRGFCCSRGRGECFLVYDFVPNGNLTRYLDVKEGDGEVLEWSTRISIVKGIAKGIAYLHAHKSNKPALVHQNISAEKVLLDRRYNPMLSDSGLYKLLTNDIVFSALKGSAAKGYLAPEYTTTGRFTEKSDVYAFGVLLFQIITGKQKITSAMRLAAESFTFQEFIDPNLRGKFFEYEAAKLAKMALLCSHESQFERPSMEAIVQELGNCSSCL